Proteins from a genomic interval of Panthera uncia isolate 11264 chromosome C1 unlocalized genomic scaffold, Puncia_PCG_1.0 HiC_scaffold_4, whole genome shotgun sequence:
- the LOC125913473 gene encoding cytochrome b-c1 complex subunit 7-like: MQDGIIYGNDDMKETIRTLPENFYNNRMFHIKRALNLTMKQQIVPKEHWTKCEEYKFYLEPYLK, translated from the coding sequence ATGCAAGATGGCATAATATATGGGAATGATGATATGAAAGAGACCATAAGAACGCTTCCTGAGAACTTTTACAACAACAGGATGTTTCACATTAAGAGAGCATTGAACCTGACCATGAAGCAGCAGATTGTGCCTAAAGAGCATTGGACAAAATGTGAAGAGTATAAATTCTACCTTGAACCGTATCTGAAATGA